TAAATTCAGAGTTCAAAGCTATAAACTTGCCATTCCCGCTTTGCTAAATACTAGATTATGTATAATGCAACCACATTTCATGGAGATAGAGCAGTATGAGTCAATGTTGTTATACTCGGACCGGCTAGCGATTCGGCTAAACTATTGGATTAGGAATCAATTGGTTGGATTGGTCTGACCGTTCTCAAAAACTTGCTAACGTCAGCATGAtgtcataattattttatatttttataagtttcagaaatattgaaattaagttcTTGGTTATATTCGGCCAATCAtacaaaataatccaaaaatattagacttataatcaaatatacacctaataattatatataaaaatgtaaattcatgcctaaaatatgtccatttttcaaaactacttgaaaaactaaattaaaacaaattaatgcaagttggaatCATTGATGCTAAATCGATAAAATGATAGGGGTAAAACATCTTGATTTAGAAATCATTTAGGAAAGTGAGTAATGTTGGTGTTTACACTAAGTGGGTGGCATTTTCATACtcctattaataaatgaaagtgttacaatttagttaattcaaattatgtttgggaaaaataagaaagaaaagtttgagAACTGGGTCAACCAGTCGAATTGGGTCACTGGTTAGCcgttttttgatgattttgacTGGTTTTTGACCAAAGCGATTTTGTGCTACAAACTAATTCGGGAAGAAGGCCGGGTTGGActggccggttcgaccggtccaATCTGGGTCTAATAACACTAGTATGAGCAACTCTCCTTGAAACAAAATGTGAAAGACGTCATACCTGGCATTCTGTGATCCTCAAATCTGATTCTAATTAACCTCTCCTTCATTTCCTTCAAATATTCTTAAACTCTATTAATTTCTCCTTAATctcatttctttcatttttattcacttGTTTCTCTAGATTGATACCGATAAAAATCAATCACAAGAAAAGTAGAGTAACTTTCAACACTTAAATGCTTCAACCAATTTTTTTGATTCATTCCTCATATGATCTCAAAAATCTTTCCCTTTTACTCACCCTTTttgcaaatttatttttatagAGCGACATGTAGTAATAAAGAGGCCTCGGGAGCTTTGGGTTGGAATCTttaatgttttttctttttctagaaGATTAAGAGCGTTTTAAGGTGAAAGATGAGTTTCAAAACTCGGCATGCAACCATTGAAAGGCTTTTGGCTTGTGGGATTTGCCAAAAACTTGTTAGGGATTGCACTACAATTGACGAGTGTTGCCATACTTGTAAGCATCttctttgcttttttttcccctcattttctGTATTCTTTTTACATGATTTTTCCTTATTTAGATTCTAAATCAAATGATTTATATATACAGAGATGTGGGTTCTAAATTTTTTCTCAATTCGAGTTTGAAGTCATGCTTTGATCCATAATTTTCATGGTCCTATtgattttttccccttctttcttgagtttttttACATTCTCTAGATGTGAATTTACCTAATTTTATCTCCGCTTGAtcaaatttttctcaatttatgCTCATCCGATCAAGATTTTGCACCATCATgttactataaaaattttgatttttgtcaATGGTGTAATTTCACCAACCTCAAAtttgattttctaaaatttcattttaatcTACCCTAGCTTTACTCAATTTACAttcacttttttcttcttcttctttttttttttttagttatgtGATTAGTGTTTGAGTTGTGTTAGTTTTGGCAACAAATAGTAAAGtaacaaatttttcatttttgatcagattttttttttaattttagggcaggtttcattttatttcttgtTCTGTTGGTACCCTGGCTAAGTGACTAGGCTACTGAAAACAAggaaatttttgaaatagaaaattcttttttctccttGTTTCATCATAATCTTTGTATCTAACAAAACCTTATCAAAGTCAACTAGAGAAATTTCATTGAATTTCAAGACTATATTTTGGGAGAATGTGTCAATTTTTTGGCACTATCATAAAGATTTTTTGATCTTAGTTTCCTCAGAGTTATGTTGTAGAGAATATTATTGCATGATTTCATCTTTGTAGGTGTTATTTTGCTTTTTAAATTGTTCCACAGTGTAAAATAGATTGAGTTTAATGTAATTTTGGCTTTTGTCATTGCTGAACAGTTTGCAAGAAGTGCATAACCGGAAAGATCACTGAAGAAAACTTGCGCAACTGTCCAGAGTGCAACATAGATCTTGGTGGTGCTCCATTGCAGAGGCTCAAGTAtgaacttttcttcttttgcaattgattgatttcttcttcttgtgcaaAATCATGTACTCTTGCTTCTCGAGATCTAACCAACTAATCAGTCTAATGAATGGCCCTTTGCTTGAGGTAAGTTGCTAGGTATTAACATGTATTTCCATTAAATTTACAATTAGACCATGTGTTGTACAAAGAACAACATGCAAATGCATGTGTTTTTACGTGTGGTGCGATATATTGTGCCAAACCTaacctataattgattttgttcTGGTAATTGATTTATTCTTGAGATTTGTGGCAAGGGCAGTAAGACAATTTCTAGACTATTATCCTTAAAGATAGAATCGATCtcatgaaattgagaattaaaTGGGATGTTCTTGTTGAATTAAAGTTCCATTTTGACCTTAAGGCCTCATAACACCTTTCCGTGATCATGTTTAGAGGTATGGACTTCAGCCATATAGTGTCATGAAAGCTATTAGATGAGGATACTTCCTCTTAGTAGTAGCTATATCTTTTGGTATTTACCTTATCTACCCTAACAGGATGACGGGGAATTAGGATACCCTTAATTTTCATGTGCATAAATTATACTTTTTAACTTACCGCAATTTACTCATCAATATGATATGGTGTAGGATGTTAAATTTTATGAAGAACTTCACTACTCTAAATAGTGCATAAATTACTTACTAATTGTCACtcaaaatttcttcatttttcaaattgacaGGCACGACTATCGTTGGCAAAGTATAAGAAACAAGTATGTCAGCATAAAAAAATTAGCGAAACCAAAAGTGGAGGATGTTGCTCGTGAAGCCAAGAACCATGTTGATAATCCTCCAGTGAACCAAGTGGCTTCAGAATTGCCTATTGTcgatagaaaaggaaaaggtaaagtttATCAATTGCCAAATGAATCAGTGGAAACTGAAACTGAGCCTGATGTTGAGCTATTGTCCACTAGAAGAAAGGAGAAATCCGTTTCTTCTTTAGTTGGTCAAATTGAAACTTCAAACACAATTGCTCCACCTACCTATCAAAAAAGGAAATACACTAGAAAAAACCCTATTCTTTCCTGGGGGGCTTCTCTATCTAGTATGAGTTCTACTCAAGAAGACGAAAATCATTCTCAAATCTCAAGTAATCTTGTAAGTgtataaaattttttggtttttttaaaaacacattGTTCTTTGCTTGACTATGACattgaatttttgatatttctgaAGAATCCTTTTGCTGCCTCTGAGCCCTTAAAGAAACAAGTGGCATATAATAGCCAAGAGCATGGAGGGGAACCCTCGAAAGAAATGAATGACTTGCTGAAATCCCTAGATGGCTCAGTTGAAGTCGTAACAAAATCCAGACGTAGGAGGTCTTCTGCCAAAAAAGCTGTTGCATCTGAAATCAAAATAGGTGAATCACATGGCATAGGATCAGCTTCTCTAGCTGCTAGTccaaaaaaatatagaaaaggatgcccaagaaaacaagacaaaaatGGTCTCGCTGAGGATCTGAATATTCCCACCCAAATTGTGGTTGATTCTTCGAGTGTTTGTGGAAGAAAGAACCAAGTTTGGTTCCAACTTGTTGGCTGTAAGAAGCAGTAAGGCTTAATTTCCCTGCAATAATTTGATTAAGCTTTAGAGTAAATACTTATACTATTCAGCTTTCTTACAACATGTATTGGATATTTTGATTGACTCTTTTAGGGAAAGTTGTGGCATTTTACCTTCAATGCCTCCTCAATATCTAAGGGTTCAGTAAGTCCCTCAATAATGTTTGTTGCTTGCATGTTTTTCAATTCAAACACATACATCCTTTTGTTTCTGAGATCTCATGTAACTTACACAGGAGTAGGTAGCTTGGATGACTATTAGTAGCAACCACCACAAATGATATTTGATCTGGATTGAAATGTTGACacatcttgtaaacaaagtgatttttttccttttctttcaatgTTTCAAATGTTAATTGAAATTCATCTTAAATTTAGGTCATTCATGCAAAAAAGTTTAGGTTGATCTAGTATCACATGCACATGCAGATGTAGTATTATTAAGGCCTTTAAACAATCTATTGTAGCTTAGTCGTATTTAACATGACATGAGAAGTAGCTATATAGCTTCATATGGTTTGGTTCATGACATCCATCTGAATAAGATATAGAATTATCTTGTTGATTCCATCCCAACTTCATCTATTTGTTTTGTAGTTACTTATCATTCAACATATAACCAAAGCTATAAATTGAAACCCTATATGAAAGGTCAAGGGTGTTTCAACTTTGGAAGCAAGAAGTTTTAgtgtatttttcatttccatctATTTTAGCGAAAGATTCATATAGGTTAGCATTGGGATAAGAGCAACAAAGATTTTTgtcttattatttttcttgctcAATTATTATATTGCTGCATATGGTAATGAGAAAAAAAGGCTAGTAAGCTTCTGGATAGTGGAATAATGCATGCATGTACAATTCAAAGAGTAATCATGACCTAGCTTATGATACTTTCTCTAGATTTATGTTTGGCATTAAGCTACACAAATCGATTGCAGAGAtcacaaaattcattaaaacCATATTTGACTACTTGGAATTATgtcttaaattttttatatgatTTGAGAAGGTAAATTTGAACTAGATACAAAGTGATGAAGTTCGGACGCATCTTAGCTTTTTCTTACTTTAGACTTGAcaattattttgtttatttagaCTTTCTTGTGGTTTAAAGTAATGTTTTCTTATTTTGTCAATTGTTATAGGGATGTCAACATGCCTGCTAGATTCATCAAGAAATACCTGGTGGTGAAGCTGGGCCTTCAAAGTGAAGATGAGAAAAAGGTCCAAAAGCTTAACTCATAACTTGCTTCCGTTTCATCGTACTTTAGGCAGTTTTTTTGGGTACAATTACTTTCTTTATTAATCAAATTTAGCTAGtacaaaacttttcttttcttgccatCATTGATATGCATTTAAATAAATTGGAGACACGGTTTTATTTTGTTCCTTTTATACACAGTACTaatgctttattttttttattatccaTATCTGAGGCACCAATTCATGTGTTATAATGTGAAAATCCCTATCTCGTGTTAACTTGCTTGTATTGTTTTGCTACATATTTTGGGGTTTGCTActattaaattaatttattcaTCTCTTATTTTGCAGGTGGAGATTAGTATGAGAGGTCAACATATTCATCCAGAAATGCGACTGCATCAACTTGTAGAAATGTGGATTAAGACATTAAGAAAACCAGAAAGGAAGAAAGCTGTAACAGTGGGTAGCTCAGGCAAagattttgtaatggttttcATATATAGTTTGCAGTTGTAGAGCTAAACCCTATTGAGGAGTTTTTCCTAGCACTTAAACTTCTAGAATTTATTAGAAAACTTATGTTCTTGAACTTTTTCAGCTTTCCTTATctatttgttgttgttgttgttgttaaaGTTTGAACCTATTTGAACTTGGATATAGGACAatgaaaatcttttttttttgtttatgaataaataaaaaaaaacatttgttTGAACCCAATTTTTGTGGTGTGTGGACTCATGGATATGAGGTAGTgataattaaaaatatctaTGGCTTATTTCGGAGATTTCTCTGGGATGGTTAGTATTGTTGgtcatcatttttttaaaactttttttacttagtaaaaacaaaatgaataaataaataaataaatttcttacCTAGCCTCATGGTAGATTTGATGAAAATAAAGACCAGGGGGAAATAATGCGGATCTATTGCATCCaaagttttttggaaaaatggCTGTAGGTTTTCTTTaaggaaaatatttttacaTAATTAGCTAGTTGAAAATTGTGATCTAAAGTCTAGAAGTAGGGTCGAAAGACAAATCAAGCTACTCGGTACTTAAATCGAATTTGACTCATTAATaacttgtttgaattttgtttgttaattaatCAAAATGAAGTTTGAACAATATTTTGTGTttgataaattattaaatttgacTAAAACTTGGCTTGATTAGCATATATTTGAAAATGATAGATAAAAAACTTAAGTTACTAAAATAATAGTCAACTCCATCCATGATAAATTATGTATAGAATTGGATCGATTTTAGTCTTCAACCAATCAATTGTGCTACAAGTAActatcaaaaagaaaaatgagacAATATTTATTCTAACTTTATTGGAGTTGGGCTACATAAGAAAAGCTCGTAAGAAATGATATGGACCATATTGTCTATAAAGGAGAATGATTTGAGTGACAATTTAGTAGCACTTTTTTGTATGCACATCATTGCgtaattgaccaaaatcaagaattcttttgtttttatcGGTGTTGCATATATTTGTTTCATTTGTCATTTTGGGTTATGAAGTTGCACCAATAAAAAAGAAGGATAattgtttgcttcaattttcTATGTTAGGGCTGTTCACCATTATTTATGAGGTAAAACTTAGAATATTCCCaaccaccaaaaaaaatttatacaaataCGTTACAAAAAAAGCACACGATATAACTTTCCTTTATTGCTAAGTAATCTTAACAACAATGAACAACTTTTTGTCATGCTATAAGAGGATCAAAATATAACTATCCACACTCAAGATACCATGATAATATTAAATAGTAGGATTACTTATAcacataatatataaaaaatatatcatCAACACTCAAATAGACATCCATATGATATTCTCTATGCAGATTAATTCGATGAAGTCAATCATCTTATCAAGGTAGCTAAAGTTGAGGCCTCAGGACTTAG
This region of Coffea arabica cultivar ET-39 chromosome 3c, Coffea Arabica ET-39 HiFi, whole genome shotgun sequence genomic DNA includes:
- the LOC140037882 gene encoding E3 ubiquitin protein ligase DRIP2-like → MSFKTRHATIERLLACGICQKLVRDCTTIDECCHTFCKKCITGKITEENLRNCPECNIDLGGAPLQRLKHDYRWQSIRNKYVSIKKLAKPKVEDVAREAKNHVDNPPVNQVASELPIVDRKGKGKVYQLPNESVETETEPDVELLSTRRKEKSVSSLVGQIETSNTIAPPTYQKRKYTRKNPILSWGASLSSMSSTQEDENHSQISSNLNPFAASEPLKKQVAYNSQEHGGEPSKEMNDLLKSLDGSVEVVTKSRRRRSSAKKAVASEIKIGESHGIGSASLAASPKKYRKGCPRKQDKNGLAEDLNIPTQIVVDSSSVCGRKNQVWFQLVGCKKQESCGILPSMPPQYLRVQDVNMPARFIKKYLVVKLGLQSEDEKKVEISMRGQHIHPEMRLHQLVEMWIKTLRKPERKKAVTVGSSGKDFVMVFIYSLQL